Below is a window of Halolamina sp. CBA1230 DNA.
CGCGCCGCCGACTCCGTCGCGGACGCGGTCGCCGAAGGCCACGAGATCGCGGTCGTCGCCAGCGCGATGGGCTCACAGACCGACGACCTGCTCGACGAGATCGCGTTCGACGCCAGCGACGAGGACCGCGCGGAGATCGTCTCGATGGGCGAACGCACCTCGGTGCGGATGCTGAAAGCCGCGCTCGCCGCCCGCGGCGTCGACGCGGTGTTCCTCGAACCCGGCGACGAGAACTGGCCGGTCGTCACCAACGAGCGTGGGGAGATCGACGCCGAGGAGACCCAGCGCCGCGTCGACGCGCTCGCGGGGACGCTGGACGACACCGTCCCCGTCATCACGGGCTTCCTCGCGGAGGACCCCCAGGGGAACGTGACCACGCTCGGCCGCGGTGGCTCCGACACCACCGCGATGATGCTCGGGAACTATCTCGACGCCGACGAGGTGGTGATCGTCACCGACGTGGAGGGCGTGATGACCGGCGACCCACGCGTTGTCGAGGGCGCGCGCAACGTCGGCTCCATCACCGTCGACGAGCTCCGGAACCTCTCCTTCCGCGGCGCCGAGGTCGTCGCTCCCTCCGCGCTCGTCTACAAGGACGAGGAGCTCGGCGTCCGGGTGGTCCACTACCAGCACGGCGACCTGCTCGCCGGCGGCACGAGCGTCGAGGGGAGCTTCGAGCACCTGATCGACATGGAGGAGGCACGGCTCGCCTGTCTCACCGTCGCCGGCCGCGCGATCCGGAACCGGCCGGGGATCCTCGCGGAGGTGTCTCAGAAACTCGGCGACGCGGGAATCAACATCGACGCCGTCGCCAGCGGGATGGACTCGCTGACGTACTACGTCGAGAGCGACGTCGCCGAGGCGGCCGAGGCAACGCTCCACGACGCGGTCGTCGAGGACGATTCGCTCTCCTCGGTCACCGTCGAGGACGACATCGCCGTGATCCGCGTCACGGGCGGCGAACTCCCGAACCAGCCGGGCGTGATCCGCTCGCTGGTCGACCCACTCGCGGACGCGGGGATCAACGTCCACGACCTGATCACCTCCGCGACCTCCGTCGCCATCTTCGTCGCGTGGGAGGACCGCGAGGAGACGCTGGACATCGTCCACGAGCAGTTCTAAAAGGGACAGCTGGCGGGTGGGTTTGGGGCTCGAGAGCGGTCAGGAGCCCCGCCACTTGTGACCGCACTCGACGCAGGTGAACACCCGAACCTCGTAGGAGCCGCCGGGCTTCGG
It encodes the following:
- a CDS encoding aspartate kinase; the protein is MRVVAKFGGTSLGSGDRIDRAADSVADAVAEGHEIAVVASAMGSQTDDLLDEIAFDASDEDRAEIVSMGERTSVRMLKAALAARGVDAVFLEPGDENWPVVTNERGEIDAEETQRRVDALAGTLDDTVPVITGFLAEDPQGNVTTLGRGGSDTTAMMLGNYLDADEVVIVTDVEGVMTGDPRVVEGARNVGSITVDELRNLSFRGAEVVAPSALVYKDEELGVRVVHYQHGDLLAGGTSVEGSFEHLIDMEEARLACLTVAGRAIRNRPGILAEVSQKLGDAGINIDAVASGMDSLTYYVESDVAEAAEATLHDAVVEDDSLSSVTVEDDIAVIRVTGGELPNQPGVIRSLVDPLADAGINVHDLITSATSVAIFVAWEDREETLDIVHEQF